Below is a genomic region from Salvelinus fontinalis isolate EN_2023a chromosome 2, ASM2944872v1, whole genome shotgun sequence.
AAATAGAAACCACATAGATAAGACCATGGATTGACTGTAGGAGAACATCACACACTTTGACGGTGTTGTGCATCTCAGAAGTCATCAGCTTGCGTGCCGCCACAATCACGTCTTTGCATTTCTTGCTGGCAAAGTGGCAGTTGATGTCCCGGGCGTATTTGAGCAGCTCGGTGGCATCTCCTCTGAGGTACTGCATCTCCTTCAGGGACTTCTCAAACTCCTCAGTCTCTTTGATCACCTGGGGGTGAGAAAGTACAGGGTGGTatgaatgacaaaatgaaaagtgTCCTTTCTAGCACGTCTTTGCAGCTAATGTTCTTTACATAGTCTATGTCAAGTTATTCATTTGAAAAATATAGTTATTTGTATCTCTTTGATAAAACCAACAGGAACAAACTGCATTGCTTCATTAATTCTGACCTTTTACATGGCAAAATGCAAAGATTGTCTAATTTGTCACATATCTGCTGACGAGGGAAAAAAAGTTTGTTGACGTGTGGCTTGATTGAACCATTTTATGCAGTAAATGTGGAGATTGGTTGAAATGGCGAGCCCTCTTTTTGTACTGCTGCAATGGGTCAGTTTTATGAAATAATCTTGCGAGGATTTTGCTATTTTATGTGGAAAGTGTGGTCATTGGTCAAATTTACAAGCCTTTGCATAATATGTGGGGAATTGTTGATTTTGCTCGAAAAATTCTGATCTCAGAATCCTGGAGACTGATAAGGGTCTATTCGGAGTACTTGGTAAGCCTTTGATACATACCACACTGTACTGTTCAAGCTGACTGCTATTGGTTGGGATGGAGTGCAGGAGGCACTCATGGATGATGCAGTGAGACATCTCCTGCCATACCAGGTCTCCCAGTATGACAGACACTTTTCTCTCGCCAACTGATACATCTGCAACGGATACGTCTGcaaagcaaaacaaaagagaCGCATCGTTATAGTGCCAATGGCACGGCTCTAAAATGGCGGCTGGCATATCAACTCGTTTCATATTTGCTGTGACCAAAGGATATTCTTTTGTTAAATTGAAACACAATAATCCTTCTAAACAAGAGACcatgggccagtttcccagatacagattaagcctagtcttgGGACTAAAAAGCATGACCAATGGAGATTCtcaattgaaatactgtagcttTTTAGTCtcggactaggcttaatctgtgtgtgGGAAACCAGGAGTGCCTACctagcaggtgtgtgtgtagggtctTGAGTACAACCAGGACTTTGGTGTAGACCTGCGAGGGACTTGGGTGCTCCTCGAGGGTCTCGGCACACTGGAGAGAGAGTATGGTGCCCTCGCCTTGCTGCTCCGACACCTCCACATTCAGAGAGGGGTACGTGATCAGGGGCTTCAGCAGGTACTTCAGCAGCACCTGGCCTAGAGCAGAGAGAGGCTGGCTGTCTCATGATGGACTAACAGGATGCTATGGAAGCAGCCTCACAGTGTGTGTACAGAACAGAAGCGGTCCACATTATTAAAACTCAATAGTCCGATTAATACAAACAGAAAATAATCCTTATTCAAATAATAAGGGGTATTTCACAAGGTGGTTTCAACTTCAATAAAATGTGGTCAGCtttacagtaaaaaaataaatacatttgactggccACTGGGTCTTACTGAAGAGTTTGATCTTGTGTTGAAGTTCCCCTTGGATGGCCAGGGCCTGGAGGACACAGGAAAGCAAAGGGGGAGGGCTCTGCTGGGGCTCCTTGGTCCCACCTAGGGTCAGCTGGAGCTCCATCTTCAGGAACGACTTCATCCCCGTCGACTCTGAGGACAGATGGACACACAATCAGTGTCTGTGGTGGCATAACACGGTACCACTGTTCACCTGAGTTAACATGAATCAagcagggctgggaattgccagggacctcaagaCACGATATTATCCCAATagttaggtgccgatacgatatgtatttcgatattgtgattttattgtgattcgatgttccaaacatattgctcaccatatgtctacTGTATAGGGacaagagagccatgagaaaccagttttgatcagtcatggaaataaatgaCTGGTTTCTTATttaaaaaagaagatggagaacaagctatgcaGGTACTGCCAACTAACGAAAAAATTATATTggatattgtcaaaacgatactATATAATGTCCAAACACGTAACTATCGATTATCCCCCCTCATCACTAGAGGAGTGCAATTTACCACAATAAGTCAAATGAAATGTTTTAAATAATACATTTATATCAGGGGATTCCATGCTATACCCCCAACTGATAACCCTCAGGCAACTTACTTATCCTCAATACAAGTGCCCTAGAATGGCTACTTGCTACTTACTAACATCGCATGGTCAATAAATTAAGCCGTGTGCTTAAGAGACCAAGCATcagaccagcccccccccccacaatgcCTGGAAGAGTCTTTTTTACCTTTGGAAGGAGGCAGTTTCCAGACAGCCAGtctcttccactcatcccccagATGGTAGATGAGGTTCTCCCTCTGGACAGTGAGCTCTGAGCTGAGGGCTCTCAGCAGGGGCAGCTCAGAGCCTTTCCACGCCTTCAGAGCGTCTGCACTGTGCCGGGCCTTTTCTAACTGCTTGGCCGAAATGACATAATTCTTCTCCAGTAGGGCTTTGTGAAACTCCTCCATTGCAATGTGAAACTAAATCGACAACAGAAAAACATGTAAATATGCTTTGACATTTACCAATATTATTGATGATCATCCCAAATTCGTGTCTCGGGCCAGGTACACAAGGACAGAACCCAAGTGCTAAATCTGTGCATTATTATAAATAACATTCAGTTTAAACAGGGCCATGTGTAGATATCAGTGGGGACCAGGTTAGAGCTACAGTTGGGAGGGATGTAGGCTACCTCTTCTAGGTGCCTGAGCATGGCAATGACAGTAGTGTTTCTCTCCAGCTGCTGCTTCAGCTTGGCATGTTCAGTCACAGCTGTATGTAGATTATTCTGcacctgtatacacacacacacagtcaacagtAGATCTCTGCCAACTGTCAATCAAATAAACACCTCCAAAAACACAAGACGAACCATGACCATGACACAATGACCCATGAGTAGTTAGTGAAGCTTACCTCTGTCTCAATGCAGCTTTTGAGGATGTCAATTTCTTTAGAGACCTCTTCGGCCTGTCCCATAAGTGCCTCTGCCCCCTGCATGCTAGGTAGGAACTCATTGTACCTCTTGTTAATAATGTCACATACCTCTTCCTATGGGAGAAACGCAGATGGTGAGATTGAGGGAAAGAATCAAAGCGTGAGGCAAAGACGAGAAGACTCAAAGCTATACAACATTGCATAAATATACCCCTGGTAAAAAGAGGCACAATACATTATTTTTCCATTTGGACAGAGTACGTAGGCACGACAATGACACGTCATTCAACACTGAACAGTGGTGTCTAGGTAGAATGGTCACAAGTGATCAAAAGTTGTATAGTGTGCGAGAGTAAACTAGTAACCTAGCTTCTTAATAAGCTAACTTGTTCAGAACACAGGCGCtagcatagctagctaggtaggtaCAGCTACTTCTGACATGATCCTCATCTGTAACGTTATAGCTACTAGtttgtagctagctagtaacTTTAGTGTAGTCAACTAGACGTGTGTCGTGAACAACATTAGCGTGAGCAACAGTGGAATCGGTGgttcgccttcaaaataaaagctggtgttgaggatatattggcacgggtgttacGCTCGAGACAAATAATGATTTACATTTTCATTAaaattattttgattaatttatccATAATATTTCAtctttccacaagatatagtcccgacacaaatctagggttgctacccaagccggctggtcgttggTTCTTtcagttcggttgccagagacatgACCCAGTCTTTTtcttctgtatctatggatgcgacccagttgttcgttctaaatgttccattgccatacttgCTGCCAACATTCTTATCCcaccttgcttgctagctagccaactacgactaacttacagtcacgtcaaaacaGTGCAGCccgaataacagcaaagtagctgtaCTTGCGTTTGTTAAAagctgttttctattgacatttattttgatatatccataacaatgagctaatgatgcccAATTTCACCCGTCAAAGATAATGTGCTCTCTCATCAGGACAGTGTTGTTCAGAGGATCTGTCTAGCCAACAAAATCGCTTCAAACGGAAGTTGGAAAGacagcaaactagctgcatttaaatgtgtttgtattgtaatgaaacaggcagggagcaggcctcgaaccctcgaccttctagcccaaaGTCCAGCGAGCTATCGACTGTGccccaaaagcatgctcaagctgCAGAGTTGATATCCGcgtttataaacccagggtcgttacagtatatatccctaaaaaaattatgccagctgattcaggATTTCAacgctgagaaaagctgcctgtctgtctcgtccggacacgttcattactatgggacagctggagatctaatttcaatattgaaacaatgttgcaaatgtcagagactgacagcaaggtttatataaATCTCCGCTATTGAAAATCAAATGCTAGTCTAAAACaaatgggagataatgtctagatgctttctatagtggagatcaagttcataaattgcctggctgggctgatgagacaacgCATTGCCCAGTGAGATGGAAGagagtaaaaaaatgtaatagttttagctggtggtaacttgtggaatagacactggaTGGAATGCAGTTATAATCAATCAGCATCCAGTATTAGACCCACCGTTGTATAATGCTAAACAAGTAGGGTTTGGCTTGGTTATTCAAATGGTCGTTAGTTCGATTACTTTAGTGTATACATTTTTTGGAAGCAAAAACAATAGGACTATTTTAACAATTTAGCTTTGTCTAAAATGAAATAAAAGTATATATGTGACATTGCTACATAACCTACAAGAATAGGCCATGATGTACCACATTCTAATAAAACAGTTTGACAGTTTTTATGAGTACAACTCAACAAGCGTGTGCCTTGTTGTTATTGTCGGTCAATCATAGTGGTGAGGTTGGATATTTAATTTTAGTAGTaaatagagagaaaaaaaatatggGTTTAAGTTGGCTGACGGAGTAGGCTACAATTATccaccaacaggtaggctgtttttTAATATGAATGGAGTTGTTGTAGACAAGGACGGGGAATGCAGCAAAATAGCCTCAATTAGCTAGCCTTGCTACGTTAGCTGGATAACTTAGCTAGCTACTGCTCTGCATTTCAGGAATCAAAGTAGCAAGTAACCCTGGTGCACTGTTAAATTATTTACCCATTTAAACAATTTGTTTTTGGATGAAAGCTGTTTTTGTAATGCCCTCAATGGCTTTCATGCGTTTCAAACATGAGCTTGTCCGAGGTGTGATTCCTCGACTCTTTGCCCGTCGAGTCCCGGTGTCAACTCCCATTTCTGTGTGTCAAGCTTCTGTATTTTTGCAACGGAGGTAACTAGTTGCCATAGTCTACTTCGAGTGGGTGGCTGTTGATGTCCTaggtcagggttctccaaccctgttcatgagagctaccttcctgtaggtttttgctccaacccgttgtaactaacctgattcagtttatcaaccagctaattattgaaTCAGATGAGCTAGATtatggttggagtgaaaacctacatgaTGGTAGTTATCcacgaacagggttggagagccctgtcctaGGCAAATAATCAAAGCAAGGCATCCGCTAAACGTTTTGGAAATGACAAATACACTTTCTCATCCTCAAAACGCATCTCAAGTGCAAATATGGTTCAGCAGCATTGTTATTAGTAAGGACCTACCATGTATCGATAAAATAGTGATTATGATCACACTTCAATTTAAATATTATGGGGGCACCTATACATTTGGCAGCCAATTACGAGTTACCAGTGTAGTCTAGACAGGACATTGAAATATATTCACGCATACAATAAAACCCAGGCTTCTGTCATAAGAGTCAATCCAACTTAAAAAAATTAATGAGGCAGTTTGGAAAAACTGAATCCTGTGTGAATCGTCCTCTGGAATAACACACATGTTTGGATAACAATTACAAAACCAACCTCTCTAGTAATAGCCTACCCATCTGAATAGGGCTATAATATGGCAAAGAATAGGCTTATCTGCGTAGAAAAATATTATAGTTCCTACACATCACCTAGTCAAAATAGGCCTTTTATAGGCTAAGTTAATGAGCAACATCATGCTCATGTCAGTACTCTAAAACGCAAACGTAGTCTTACGAGTAGGATTTTGCAATAATGACGTGGAGTGTATATGTGTGCGCATTCATTTTAGCGTGTTTTGGGAGTCGAGCAGGAGTTGACAGCAACCACAGTAGTCGGAGTTGACTGTGCACGACTACGGAAGTGTTGGACTGAATGACAGTTTCTATCCATTGCAGCGCTGCGATTGGTTTCCAAATATTCTGGGGCGGGGCTTAGCGAAAGGTCAATTGTGGCATGATTCGATTATTTTTATACGTTTGCATCGGTTTCAatggggacttttattttgaagacaaCCCGCCGATTCCAGAATTTCTACTATGTTGCTCGCGCTAATGTAATGTTGTTCACCACACAATGGGACACCTAGCTGCCACCAATAAGGCTGTTGGCATCTAGCTAACGATAGTTAGCAATTGGCTagcagctaacgttagttagctaggcTAACATTAGTTACCTAAGACAGCCAATCGGGGTAGTTAGCTAGATGAGACTAGCTAGCAAAGCAATTTTGCAAGACTGTTTCGAACGATGAAACCAAAAGTTTTAAACGAGTTCGAACGATAAAATCACATGTTATATACAATGAGCTAGATAGCTTTGTGTAAAAGTTAGCCGAATGTTTTGATTATTTCGCGggctaggtaacgttagctaaatcGCTTGCTTACCTTAGTTTCTTCAACTTTCCGTGACAGCTTGCTTATTTTACCATTGAGATCTTCTTTTTCAAGTTTACCAGAACTAGCAAGGACTTCTGTCACGAAAGATGCCATAGTAGGAGaacagctggctggctggctggctagcacCAAAATCCTTCAGGGCTGTGTGCAGGTTGAAGAAGCCCGCTCACAATAACCAATCAAATCTGCGTTCCACTTCGTTATACGCCCAGCCTAGACGAGGGTTTACCAAACTCGGTCCTGTcctgttgtccccccccccccccccccagggtgcacgttttgtttttttgccctagcactccACAGCCGACTGAAATAACCAACTTTTTTTTAACCTAGGTTTTGTAATGTTTGATTTACTCGAATAcacagacatggcaaaatgtatagaattgcaagaaaattagctttaaaactgcaaaaatgtctcCAACAAGAGggatgtgaacagtttgtgtcatgaacagtgcttgtgcccatagaaatacaCACGCACGAGATTCctcaatgctggaaggggggcctgaGTGAAGAAGTTTAGGAACCCCTTGTCTAGACTAGGGCAGAAATATTTCCAAAACTTCAACTACCAAATAATGCTTCCCCTTATGTGAAAGAACTAATATCATGACTTGAGTGGAAATGCATTTTGAGTAGAAGTTATACTGAACCAAAAAAGCAATACTGAACAATACCATGGTCCATAGCATGTCAagttacagtatgtacagtaacatttacctttttttaaactaggcaagtcagttaagaacaaattcttattttcaatgacggcctaggaacttgttcaggggcagaatatatttttaccttgtcagcttggggatttgatctggcAACTtatcggttactagtccaacgctcgaaccactaggatacctgccgccccaacatcaTGGTATTCAGTTGTCTTACCAACAAATAATGTTGCTACATGCAACAAAAATAGGAAATTGGAGGGCTGCTGGTCTGATCCCAGCGATGAATCACTactgttgtgcccttgagcaaggcaaaaTGGCTGTCCATCCAGAGGCCATCTCCAAGGCAAATGGCTCTCCAACCAGGGGTGCTGCACCATGACTGACTGACCCTGTGCATGTCTGGACTGGGAGTGTTAGAAAAAAAGAGTATGTTCGAATCAAATTTACAATAAATGATCTATTCTATTGATAAATCAGCAACTACAGTAGATAATTGGAGTAGAGTTGTACTCTCAAAGGGAGGGCCATTTATGTGATAAAAGCAGCGTTTGGCGTATTTCACAACTTTTTCTTGGATATACAGAGCTGGAACCTATTATAAACTATAAATCACAAGTCCCATTATGTGAAAGGACAAAAATCCAAGTTTAATGTGTCAAAAGGCAACCATATTTGAAAACTCTGTGGGAGAACACATTTCAAGGCACTGTATAGGACTGATATGTGTAATGCATTTGCATCAAGGATAGCGTACATATAATACAGAAACAGATTAACGACACTGACATCCTTCAAATGTATCACATTTTGAATCATAATGGCCATATCACTACATCATCATGCATTCATAATCACCATGAAAATACACTTGACTACAAATAAGGAACACAATATTTGTGCAGTACTTAGCACATTGAGATTTAAAACAAACAGACTGAAGATGTAACAAGCcttcaaaacaacaacaaaactgaCAAAAACAAGAGGGGAGCAGGAGCAACCCCTGTAGTGATTGGCG
It encodes:
- the zw10 gene encoding centromere/kinetochore protein zw10 homolog: MASFVTEVLASSGKLEKEDLNGKISKLSRKVEETKEEVCDIINKRYNEFLPSMQGAEALMGQAEEVSKEIDILKSCIETEVQNNLHTAVTEHAKLKQQLERNTTVIAMLRHLEEFHIAMEEFHKALLEKNYVISAKQLEKARHSADALKAWKGSELPLLRALSSELTVQRENLIYHLGDEWKRLAVWKLPPSKESTGMKSFLKMELQLTLGGTKEPQQSPPPLLSCVLQALAIQGELQHKIKLFSQVLLKYLLKPLITYPSLNVEVSEQQGEGTILSLQCAETLEEHPSPSQVYTKVLVVLKTLHTHLLDVSVADVSVGERKVSVILGDLVWQEMSHCIIHECLLHSIPTNSSQLEQYSVVIKETEEFEKSLKEMQYLRGDATELLKYARDINCHFASKKCKDVIVAARKLMTSEMHNTVKITPDSKLSVPKLPSPGSGDNKGKQKAKKLEAPQLENEKQLGALTLCLPVCRISESVQQLMELALHTLSEAVGSSSQCATQLFFTVRNIFQLFYDVVPTYHKGNLLKFPNLAAIQHNNCMYIAHHLLTLGHQFRPHLPDPLSEGAATFVDLVPGFRKLGAQCFLAQLNVQRAEMLERLSTARNFSNLDDEENYSAASKAVRQVIHQLKRLGTVWQDVLPVNIYCKAMGTLLNTAISELIAKIMTLEDISTEDGEHLHILCQTIIEEGPLVFIPLPEESKNKKYQEEVSVYVTKWIAFKELVIVLRANLQEIVDRWAEGKGPLALEFCSSEMKSLIRALFQNTERRAVALSKIKDS